In Jejubacter calystegiae, the following are encoded in one genomic region:
- a CDS encoding prepilin-type N-terminal cleavage/methylation domain-containing protein, whose translation MTRRNSGFSLVETLVALVLFSLALSGLLGWQRSLMLGLREQHQMLLRWREAERLLEVQAPASTVPGVIRGETIKEGCVSIWVMISGATGGNTRLSRLHCPGFNTGSALNSPSPLRGEG comes from the coding sequence ATGACGCGAAGAAATTCCGGCTTTAGTCTGGTGGAAACGCTGGTGGCGCTGGTGCTGTTTAGCCTGGCGTTAAGTGGTCTGCTGGGCTGGCAGCGCTCGCTGATGCTGGGTCTGCGCGAGCAGCACCAGATGCTGCTACGCTGGCGCGAAGCTGAACGCCTGCTCGAGGTTCAGGCGCCAGCATCCACCGTTCCTGGCGTTATAAGAGGCGAGACAATAAAAGAGGGATGTGTCAGCATCTGGGTTATGATTAGCGGCGCTACGGGCGGCAATACGCGGCTTTCACGCCTTCACTGCCCGGGTTTTAATACCGGTTCTGCCCTGAATTCCCCCTCTCCCCTTAGGGGAGAGGGGTGA
- a CDS encoding DUF2509 family protein — MNRRRRQRGSALLMVLMTLALGTLLLRGLGLHHRLRQPILALEIQRIQMSSRAHSALAWGMRQTWAPTPTWQCREAPDQGRACLRTTASDEVVLMGLDSTETMRYWQWGTITAERIRAQPRGWSDFCPLADGGCELP, encoded by the coding sequence GTGAACCGGAGGCGGCGCCAGCGTGGTTCGGCGCTGCTTATGGTGCTGATGACCCTGGCGTTAGGCACGTTGCTGCTGCGGGGGCTGGGGTTACATCATCGGCTGCGCCAGCCCATTCTGGCGCTGGAAATTCAGCGCATTCAGATGAGCAGCAGGGCGCATTCGGCGCTGGCATGGGGAATGCGGCAAACCTGGGCGCCGACCCCCACGTGGCAGTGCCGGGAGGCACCGGACCAGGGGAGGGCTTGCCTGCGTACCACTGCCAGCGATGAAGTCGTTCTGATGGGCCTGGATAGTACAGAAACGATGCGCTACTGGCAGTGGGGCACGATAACGGCGGAGCGGATACGGGCGCAGCCCCGGGGCTGGAGCGACTTCTGTCCGCTGGCAGATGGGGGGTGTGAGCTGCCATGA
- a CDS encoding prepilin peptidase-dependent protein, which translates to MSVMPRGFTLPELLIAMALASLIGLGVARVLPGLYLATLNEVQRQWQQEDLWRLAFTLGKAIQRAGYCQRQCSGPGLWLAEQGRCLRVQWQGSDVQGFRLRNDSLETLSGAADCAGSHWEKMTEPGRLKIVDFQVRRVVRSELAPLWVVEITGQAAGPGEPFVARYAVSGFNL; encoded by the coding sequence ATGTCGGTGATGCCACGAGGTTTTACCTTACCGGAGCTTCTGATCGCCATGGCGCTGGCCAGCCTGATTGGGTTGGGCGTGGCCCGGGTGTTGCCCGGGCTCTACCTGGCGACGCTGAATGAAGTGCAGCGCCAGTGGCAGCAGGAGGATCTCTGGCGGCTGGCGTTTACCCTGGGCAAGGCTATCCAGCGGGCGGGATACTGTCAGCGTCAGTGCTCGGGGCCTGGGTTATGGCTGGCAGAGCAGGGGCGTTGTCTGCGGGTACAGTGGCAGGGTAGCGACGTTCAGGGATTCCGCCTGCGGAATGATTCCCTGGAAACCTTGAGTGGCGCTGCCGACTGCGCCGGAAGTCACTGGGAAAAAATGACGGAACCCGGCCGACTGAAGATTGTAGATTTTCAGGTACGCCGGGTGGTGCGCTCTGAGCTGGCGCCGCTGTGGGTGGTGGAAATTACCGGCCAGGCTGCCGGTCCAGGGGAGCCGTTTGTCGCCCGCTATGCCGTCAGCGGGTTTAACCTGTGA
- the recC gene encoding exodeoxyribonuclease V subunit gamma has protein sequence MLRVYHSNRLDVLEEIMEFIVERQPLADPFESEVVLVQSVGMAQWLQMTLAERFGIAANINFPLPSSFIWQMFVQVLPGIPEESAFSKSAMSWKLMSLLPSLLEQPEFEALRHYLAEDNDRRKLFQLASRVADLFDQYLVYRPEWLLTWERGEQVEGLSAVQGWQAPLWRGLVELTAKLGQAPWHRANLYRRFIRTLEESDNCPPGLPSRIFICGISALPPVYLQALQALGRHIDVHLLFTNPCRYYWGDIKDPAFLARQLSRRRRVHGSQQSLPLFRDTDQAAGLFNEDGEQMLPNPLLASWGKLGRDYSFLLSDLEQTAEIDAFADVPPDTLLHRLQADMLTLENHEVVGLNEQEYARSDNKRLLDSQDRSVTVHLCHSAQREVEVLHDRLLAMMEADPALTPRDIIVMVADIDSYSPFIQAVFGSASEERRLPFAISDRRAREAHPAIQAFLALLALPDSRFTSEDVLSLLEVPALAARFAIDEEGLRYLRQWVSESGVRWGMDDDNVREFELPATGQHTWRFGLTRMLLGYAMSSSAGEWQSLLPYDESSGLIAGLVGHLADLLAQLSEWRNQLAQPRALNEWLPVCREMLNAFFQADAETEAALALIEQQWQGVISQGIEADYQDSVPLTLLRDELARRLDQERISQRFLAGPVNFCTLMPMRSIPFKVVCLLGMNDGVYPRTLSPLGFDLMSEKPVRGDRSRRDDDRYLFLEALLSAQQQLYISYIGRSVQDNSERFPSVLVDELVNYISHSHYLPGDEICNSDESARRVKAHICWQHPRTPFDAQSYLPGDERQSYAREWLPAASERGEAHADFIQPIAEQPLTALSFEQLQRFWRHPVRAFFQMRLRVSFAVEETELPDAEPFTLDALERFRVNQQLLNTLVRQEDPQRLYRRYRAAGELPYGAFGDIWWENQLEEMQPLAQRVVEERQPGESQEIDLMLGDVHLTGWLPDTQPDGLLRWRPSQLQVGHGMQLWLEHLVWCSSSGCGESRLYGRNDSQWRFPALEPEQARELLRELVAGYQQGLSQPLILLPASGGAWLKACYDSHQDIILWDEETQRKARTKLQQAWEGNQVVQGEGQDIWLQRLWRTLDNAYYDAIIGEAQRWLLPLFRYHRDA, from the coding sequence ATGCTACGGGTCTACCACTCTAACCGGCTGGATGTGCTGGAAGAGATCATGGAGTTTATTGTGGAGCGCCAGCCGCTGGCGGATCCCTTTGAGTCCGAGGTGGTACTGGTGCAGAGCGTCGGTATGGCCCAGTGGCTGCAAATGACTCTTGCCGAACGCTTTGGTATTGCCGCCAATATCAACTTTCCGCTGCCTTCCAGCTTTATCTGGCAGATGTTTGTGCAGGTGCTGCCCGGCATTCCTGAGGAGAGCGCCTTCAGTAAAAGCGCCATGAGCTGGAAGCTGATGAGCCTGCTGCCATCACTGCTTGAGCAGCCGGAATTTGAAGCTCTGCGCCACTATCTGGCTGAGGATAATGACCGCCGTAAGCTGTTCCAGTTGGCAAGCCGGGTGGCGGATCTGTTTGACCAGTATCTGGTCTATCGCCCGGAGTGGTTGCTGACCTGGGAGCGCGGCGAACAGGTGGAAGGACTGAGCGCCGTTCAGGGGTGGCAGGCGCCGCTGTGGCGCGGGCTGGTAGAACTGACCGCGAAACTGGGTCAGGCGCCCTGGCATCGCGCTAATCTCTATCGCCGCTTTATCCGCACCCTTGAAGAGAGTGACAACTGCCCGCCGGGGTTGCCGTCGCGTATCTTCATCTGTGGCATCTCGGCGCTGCCGCCGGTTTACCTCCAGGCGCTACAGGCGCTGGGGCGCCATATCGACGTCCATCTGCTGTTTACTAACCCCTGTCGCTATTACTGGGGCGATATTAAAGATCCCGCCTTCCTGGCCCGACAGTTGAGCCGTCGCCGCCGGGTTCACGGCAGCCAGCAGAGTCTGCCGCTGTTTCGCGACACGGACCAGGCGGCAGGGCTGTTTAACGAGGATGGCGAACAGATGCTGCCTAACCCGCTGCTCGCCTCCTGGGGCAAGCTGGGGCGTGACTACAGCTTCCTGTTATCGGATCTGGAACAGACGGCGGAGATAGACGCCTTTGCCGACGTGCCGCCAGATACGCTGCTGCACCGGCTACAGGCCGATATGCTGACTCTGGAAAATCACGAGGTCGTGGGGCTGAATGAACAGGAATACGCGCGCAGCGATAATAAACGGCTGCTCGATTCTCAGGATCGCAGCGTTACGGTCCATCTTTGCCATAGCGCCCAGCGGGAAGTCGAGGTGCTGCACGATCGCCTGCTGGCCATGATGGAAGCCGATCCTGCCCTGACGCCCCGCGACATTATCGTGATGGTGGCGGATATCGACAGCTACAGTCCCTTTATCCAGGCGGTATTTGGCAGTGCCAGCGAAGAACGACGGCTGCCTTTCGCCATCTCTGACCGACGGGCCAGAGAGGCACACCCGGCTATTCAGGCCTTCCTGGCATTACTGGCTCTGCCGGATAGTCGCTTTACCTCTGAGGATGTGCTCTCACTGCTGGAGGTGCCCGCGCTGGCTGCCCGCTTTGCTATTGATGAAGAGGGGTTGCGCTACCTGCGCCAGTGGGTCAGCGAATCCGGCGTGCGCTGGGGGATGGACGACGATAACGTCCGGGAATTTGAGCTGCCGGCCACCGGACAGCACACCTGGCGTTTCGGACTCACGCGCATGCTGCTGGGCTATGCCATGTCGAGTAGCGCCGGTGAGTGGCAGTCGCTGCTGCCCTATGATGAATCCAGCGGGCTGATTGCCGGTCTGGTCGGGCACCTGGCGGATCTGCTGGCTCAACTAAGCGAATGGCGCAATCAGCTGGCACAACCCCGGGCGTTGAACGAATGGCTACCGGTCTGCCGGGAAATGCTGAACGCTTTTTTCCAGGCGGATGCCGAGACGGAAGCGGCGCTGGCGCTGATCGAACAGCAGTGGCAGGGGGTGATTAGCCAGGGGATAGAGGCCGACTACCAGGATAGCGTGCCCCTGACGCTGTTGCGCGACGAACTGGCGCGGCGGCTCGATCAGGAGCGTATCAGTCAGCGCTTCCTGGCAGGACCGGTTAACTTCTGTACCCTGATGCCAATGCGCTCCATCCCTTTTAAAGTTGTCTGCTTGCTGGGTATGAACGATGGCGTTTATCCCCGCACGCTTTCACCCCTGGGTTTCGATCTGATGAGCGAAAAACCAGTGCGTGGCGATCGCAGCCGCCGTGACGACGACCGTTATTTGTTTCTGGAAGCGCTACTCTCTGCCCAGCAGCAGCTTTATATCAGCTACATTGGCCGCTCGGTGCAGGATAACAGCGAGCGTTTCCCTTCGGTGCTGGTGGATGAGCTGGTGAACTACATTTCTCACAGTCACTATCTGCCGGGGGATGAAATCTGTAACAGTGACGAAAGCGCTCGTCGGGTGAAAGCGCATATCTGCTGGCAACATCCGCGCACGCCCTTTGATGCCCAAAGCTATCTGCCGGGGGATGAACGTCAGAGTTATGCCCGGGAATGGTTGCCTGCGGCCAGCGAGCGGGGTGAAGCGCACGCCGATTTTATCCAGCCGATTGCCGAACAGCCGCTGACCGCACTTTCCTTCGAACAGCTCCAGCGTTTCTGGCGCCATCCGGTACGGGCTTTCTTTCAGATGCGTCTGAGAGTCAGTTTCGCCGTCGAGGAGACCGAGCTGCCAGATGCTGAACCCTTTACCCTGGATGCCCTGGAGCGTTTTCGGGTTAATCAGCAATTGCTGAATACCCTTGTGCGTCAGGAAGATCCCCAGCGCCTCTACCGCCGTTATCGGGCCGCGGGTGAGCTACCTTACGGCGCCTTTGGCGATATATGGTGGGAAAACCAGTTGGAGGAGATGCAACCGCTGGCACAGCGGGTGGTGGAAGAGCGTCAGCCGGGAGAGAGCCAGGAGATTGATTTGATGCTTGGCGACGTGCATCTGACCGGCTGGCTGCCGGACACTCAGCCGGACGGCCTGCTGCGCTGGCGGCCTTCCCAGCTTCAGGTAGGGCACGGTATGCAGCTCTGGCTGGAGCATCTGGTGTGGTGCTCCAGCTCTGGCTGCGGGGAAAGTCGTCTGTACGGTCGTAATGATAGCCAGTGGCGCTTCCCGGCGCTGGAGCCAGAACAGGCCCGCGAGCTATTGCGTGAACTGGTGGCGGGTTATCAGCAGGGGCTGTCGCAGCCGCTTATTCTGCTGCCTGCCAGCGGCGGTGCCTGGCTGAAAGCCTGTTACGATTCGCATCAGGATATTATTCTGTGGGATGAAGAAACGCAGCGCAAGGCGCGCACCAAACTGCAGCAGGCCTGGGAAGGGAACCAGGTTGTGCAGGGAGAAGGTCAGGATATCTGGCTACAGCGGCTGTGGCGCACGCTGGATAATGCGTACTATGATGCGATAATCGGTGAAGCGCAGCGCTGGCTGCTACCGCTATTTCGCTATCATCGCGATGCGTGA